Proteins from a single region of Streptomyces vinaceus:
- the ruvA gene encoding Holliday junction branch migration protein RuvA, protein MIAFVSGPVAALAPTLAVIEVGGVGMAVQCTPNTLAGLRTGETARLATSLVVREDSLTLYGFADDDERQVFELLQTASGVGPRLAQAMLGVHSPDALRLAVESGDEKALTAVPGIGKKGAQKLLLELKGKLGAPTAVVGAQRAVASGPAPWTEQLSAALIGLGYASRDAEEAVDAVTPQAEAAIAAGGSAPVPQLLRAALQSLNRTR, encoded by the coding sequence ATGATCGCCTTCGTCAGCGGCCCGGTCGCCGCGCTCGCCCCCACCCTGGCCGTGATCGAGGTCGGGGGAGTGGGCATGGCCGTGCAGTGCACGCCGAACACCCTCGCCGGCCTGCGCACGGGTGAGACGGCGCGGCTGGCCACCTCGCTGGTCGTACGGGAGGACTCGCTGACGCTGTACGGCTTCGCGGACGACGACGAGCGGCAGGTCTTCGAGCTGCTGCAGACGGCGAGCGGGGTCGGGCCGCGCCTCGCCCAGGCGATGCTCGGCGTGCACAGCCCGGACGCGCTGCGCCTGGCGGTCGAGTCGGGGGACGAGAAGGCCCTGACGGCCGTCCCCGGGATCGGGAAGAAGGGCGCGCAGAAGCTGCTGCTGGAGCTGAAGGGCAAGCTGGGGGCGCCGACCGCGGTGGTCGGGGCCCAGCGGGCCGTGGCGTCCGGACCGGCCCCCTGGACGGAGCAGCTCTCGGCGGCGCTGATCGGGCTCGGCTACGCGTCGAGGGACGCGGAGGAGGCCGTCGACGCGGTGACCCCGCAGGCGGAGGCGGCCATCGCCGCCGGTGGCAGCGCCCCCGTACCGCAGCTGCTGCGCGCCGCCCTCCAGTCCCTGAACCGCACCCGCTGA
- the yajC gene encoding preprotein translocase subunit YajC, with product MNLVTLLPFIVLIGAMFLMTRSAKKKQQAAAQMRDHMAPGAGVRTIGGMYATVKEVGEDTVTLEVAPGVHAIYAKNAIGAVLEDAEYNRIVHGASDDLTIDTPVVPDDASSLTLDKDADKGADEAEAPKLDLGKKDEPAAEEPKDGPTGPKGDEPKDGKADGEAGAK from the coding sequence GTGAATCTCGTGACACTCCTCCCGTTCATCGTGCTCATCGGGGCGATGTTCCTGATGACCCGCTCCGCGAAGAAGAAGCAGCAGGCGGCCGCGCAGATGCGCGACCACATGGCGCCCGGCGCCGGCGTCCGCACCATCGGCGGCATGTACGCCACGGTGAAGGAGGTCGGCGAGGACACCGTCACCCTTGAGGTGGCCCCCGGCGTCCACGCGATCTACGCGAAGAACGCCATCGGCGCCGTCCTGGAGGACGCGGAGTACAACCGCATCGTCCACGGCGCCAGTGATGATCTGACGATCGACACGCCGGTCGTTCCGGACGACGCCTCCTCGCTGACCCTGGACAAGGACGCGGACAAGGGCGCGGACGAGGCCGAGGCCCCGAAGCTGGACCTGGGCAAGAAGGACGAGCCCGCGGCCGAGGAGCCGAAGGACGGCCCGACCGGGCCCAAGGGCGACGAGCCGAAGGACGGCAAGGCCGACGGCGAGGCCGGCGCGAAGTAG
- the secD gene encoding protein translocase subunit SecD produces the protein MAAPKKGRRPTGAQGRPGRALAIILIAMVALTAGMFLTKQTTPRLGIDLAGGTSITLKAKSEPGKPDAINETNMNTAVGIIERRVNGLGVSEAEVQTQGRDHIIVNIPKGTNEKQAREQVGTTAQLYFRPVLAFADGAPAAPEATPSPSASTSGAPKAEGSGKPSAPATPSSSATSQGRVLSEALKAPAATASPSPSASESKKADDKAPAPTPAPSGVEAAAADLQAKFAALDCTNEAQRAAAGKGVKPEDATVACGKRGDAWGKWILGPVGVSGTDVKDAKGQINPQTGQWIVTMQFTDKGADKFAKITGELATKQMPQNQFAIVLDGEVVSDPSVSQALTGGNAEISGGFTQQSAMDLGNMLSYGALPLTFQEDSVTTVTAALGGEQLKAGLIAGAIGLLLVVIYLLVYYRGLAFIAIVSLLVSAILTYTIMALLGKGIGFALNLPAVCGAIVAIGITADSFIVYFERIRDEIREGRTLRPAVERAWPRARRTILVSDFVSFLAAAVLFIVTVGKVQGFAFTLGLTTVLDVVVVFLFTKPIMTLMARTKFFSSGHPWSGLDPKRLGAKPPLRRSRRTGSGTGSVTAPVDVKEA, from the coding sequence GTGGCAGCACCGAAGAAGGGCCGGCGGCCCACGGGGGCTCAGGGGAGGCCGGGGCGCGCCCTGGCGATCATCCTGATCGCGATGGTGGCGCTCACCGCGGGGATGTTCCTCACGAAGCAGACGACTCCCCGGCTCGGCATCGACCTCGCGGGCGGTACGAGCATCACGCTCAAGGCCAAGAGCGAGCCCGGCAAGCCGGACGCGATCAACGAGACCAACATGAACACGGCGGTCGGCATCATCGAGCGCCGCGTCAACGGTCTCGGCGTGTCGGAGGCCGAGGTCCAGACGCAGGGCCGCGACCACATCATCGTGAACATCCCCAAGGGGACGAACGAGAAGCAGGCCCGCGAGCAGGTCGGTACCACCGCCCAGCTCTACTTCCGCCCGGTCCTGGCCTTCGCCGACGGCGCGCCGGCGGCCCCCGAGGCCACGCCGAGCCCCTCCGCGAGCACCTCCGGTGCCCCGAAGGCCGAGGGCAGCGGCAAGCCCAGCGCCCCGGCCACCCCGTCGTCCAGCGCCACTTCCCAGGGCCGTGTGCTCAGCGAGGCCCTCAAGGCCCCGGCCGCCACCGCCTCTCCCTCGCCCTCGGCGAGCGAGTCGAAGAAGGCAGACGACAAGGCTCCGGCCCCCACCCCGGCCCCCTCGGGCGTCGAGGCGGCCGCAGCCGACCTCCAGGCGAAGTTCGCGGCGCTGGACTGCACCAACGAGGCGCAGCGCGCCGCGGCCGGCAAGGGCGTCAAGCCCGAGGACGCGACGGTCGCCTGTGGCAAGCGCGGCGACGCCTGGGGCAAGTGGATCCTCGGCCCGGTCGGTGTGTCCGGTACGGACGTGAAGGACGCCAAGGGACAGATCAACCCCCAGACGGGGCAGTGGATCGTCACCATGCAGTTCACCGACAAGGGCGCCGACAAGTTCGCCAAGATCACCGGTGAGCTCGCCACCAAGCAGATGCCGCAGAACCAGTTCGCGATCGTGCTCGACGGCGAGGTCGTCTCCGACCCGTCCGTGAGCCAGGCGCTGACCGGCGGCAACGCCGAGATCTCCGGCGGTTTCACGCAGCAGTCCGCGATGGACCTGGGCAACATGCTCTCGTACGGCGCCCTGCCGCTGACCTTCCAGGAGGACAGCGTCACCACCGTCACCGCCGCGCTCGGCGGCGAGCAGCTGAAGGCCGGCCTCATCGCCGGGGCCATCGGCCTGCTCCTCGTGGTGATCTACCTGCTCGTGTACTACCGGGGCCTGGCCTTCATCGCCATCGTCAGCCTCCTGGTGTCCGCGATCCTCACGTACACGATCATGGCGCTGCTCGGAAAGGGCATCGGCTTCGCGCTGAACCTGCCCGCCGTCTGCGGTGCGATCGTGGCGATCGGCATCACGGCGGACTCGTTCATCGTGTACTTCGAACGCATCCGCGACGAGATCCGCGAGGGCCGCACCCTGCGTCCCGCCGTGGAGCGGGCCTGGCCGCGCGCCCGGCGCACCATCCTGGTCTCCGACTTCGTGTCGTTCCTGGCCGCCGCGGTGCTGTTCATCGTCACCGTCGGCAAGGTGCAGGGCTTCGCCTTCACCCTGGGTCTGACGACCGTGCTCGACGTGGTCGTGGTGTTCCTGTTCACCAAGCCGATCATGACGCTGATGGCCCGTACGAAGTTCTTCTCCAGCGGTCACCCCTGGTCCGGGCTGGACCCGAAGCGGCTCGGCGCCAAGCCGCCGCTGCGCCGGTCCCGCCGCACCGGCTCCGGCACCGGTTCCGTCACCGCTCCCGTCGACGTAAAGGAGGCGTGA
- the secF gene encoding protein translocase subunit SecF: MSKLGDLGAKLYRGEVGYDFVGKRFVWYGVSILITITAIVALAVQGLNMGIEFKGGAVFTTPKTAVSVTAATEDAEKASGHQAIVQKLGNGTLRIQISSLDPAQANAVKTKLAADLKVPEAEINADLVGPSWGDQIANKAWTGLGIFMVLVVIYLAIAFEWRMAVAALIALIHDLTITVGVYALVGFEVTPGTVIGLLTILGYSLYDTVVVFDGLKEGSKDITKQTRYTFSEIANRSINGTLVRSINTTVVALLPVGALLFIGGGLLDAGMLNDISLSLFVGLAAGAYSSIFIATPLVVDLKEREPAMKALKKRVLAKRAAAAAKGESAEDEGFEGAGTPQVVAQGRAGRRR; this comes from the coding sequence ATGTCGAAGCTGGGAGATCTCGGCGCCAAGCTGTACCGCGGTGAGGTCGGCTACGACTTCGTCGGCAAGCGCTTCGTCTGGTACGGCGTTTCCATCCTGATCACCATCACGGCGATCGTGGCCCTGGCCGTTCAGGGCCTCAACATGGGCATCGAGTTCAAGGGCGGTGCGGTCTTCACCACCCCGAAGACCGCGGTGTCGGTGACCGCGGCCACCGAGGACGCCGAGAAGGCCTCCGGCCACCAGGCGATCGTGCAGAAGCTCGGCAACGGCACCCTGCGCATCCAGATCTCCAGCCTGGACCCCGCGCAGGCCAACGCCGTCAAGACCAAGCTCGCGGCCGACCTCAAGGTCCCCGAGGCCGAGATCAACGCGGACCTGGTCGGCCCCAGCTGGGGTGACCAGATCGCCAACAAGGCCTGGACCGGCCTCGGCATCTTCATGGTCCTCGTGGTGATCTACCTCGCCATCGCCTTCGAGTGGCGGATGGCCGTCGCCGCGCTGATCGCCCTGATCCACGACCTCACCATCACCGTCGGCGTGTACGCGCTGGTCGGCTTCGAGGTCACGCCGGGCACCGTGATCGGTCTGCTGACCATCCTCGGTTACTCCCTCTACGACACCGTCGTCGTCTTCGACGGTCTGAAGGAGGGCTCGAAGGACATCACCAAGCAGACCCGGTACACGTTCAGCGAGATCGCCAACCGCAGCATCAACGGCACCCTGGTCCGCTCGATCAACACCACCGTGGTGGCGCTGCTCCCGGTCGGGGCGCTGCTCTTCATCGGCGGCGGCCTCCTGGACGCCGGCATGCTGAACGACATCTCGCTGTCGCTGTTCGTCGGCCTCGCGGCCGGTGCGTACTCCTCGATCTTCATCGCGACCCCGCTGGTCGTGGACCTCAAGGAGCGCGAGCCGGCGATGAAGGCGCTGAAGAAGCGGGTGCTCGCGAAGCGGGCGGCCGCCGCTGCCAAGGGCGAGTCCGCCGAGGACGAGGGCTTCGAGGGTGCCGGGACCCCGCAGGTCGTGGCCCAGGGCCGGGCCGGGCGGCGCCGGTGA
- the ruvC gene encoding crossover junction endodeoxyribonuclease RuvC yields the protein MRVLGVDPGLTRCGVGVVEGVAGRPLAMLAVGVVRTPADAELGHRLVAIEQGIEEWLDRHRPEVVAVERVFSQHNVSTVMGTAQASAVAMLCAARRGIPVALHTPSEVKAAVTGSGRADKAQVGAMVTRLLRLSAPPKPADAADALALAICHIWRAPAQNRLQQAVAQHALHASKGRPS from the coding sequence GTGCGCGTACTCGGCGTGGACCCGGGACTGACCCGGTGCGGTGTCGGCGTCGTCGAGGGGGTCGCCGGCCGCCCGCTGGCGATGCTCGCGGTGGGGGTCGTACGGACGCCCGCGGACGCGGAGTTGGGGCACCGGCTCGTCGCGATCGAGCAGGGCATCGAGGAGTGGCTGGACCGCCACCGGCCCGAAGTCGTCGCCGTGGAGCGGGTGTTCAGCCAGCACAACGTCAGCACGGTGATGGGGACCGCCCAGGCGAGCGCCGTCGCCATGCTGTGCGCGGCGCGCCGCGGGATACCGGTCGCCCTGCACACCCCCAGTGAGGTCAAGGCCGCCGTCACCGGCTCCGGCCGGGCCGACAAGGCGCAGGTCGGGGCCATGGTGACCCGGCTGCTGCGGCTGTCCGCCCCGCCCAAGCCGGCCGACGCCGCGGACGCCCTCGCCCTCGCCATCTGCCACATCTGGCGGGCCCCCGCCCAGAACCGCCTCCAGCAGGCGGTCGCCCAGCACGCCCTGCACGCCTCGAAAGGCCGCCCCTCATGA
- a CDS encoding peptidylprolyl isomerase produces the protein MVTSDQRRRQLAREKYERQQKRRAEARRKTRQRAAVIGAAVAVVVATLVGLVVGGVFDKDKKDSAADPAANPSASPAPSPKTSPAPAMAIDKNAKYTFDLKTTAGEIKFEMDAAKTPETVNSFKSLADKGFFDNTKCHRLTTSGIFVLQCGDPEGTGMGGPGYTIADENLDSLGKPNEQGQVIYPAGTVAMANTGQPHSGGSQFFLVYKDSPLAPSYTPFGKIDAAGLKALEEVAKAGTADGGQDGAPKTPVTIQKGAVTQN, from the coding sequence GTGGTCACGAGCGATCAGCGGCGGCGACAGCTCGCCAGGGAGAAGTACGAGCGTCAGCAGAAGCGCCGGGCCGAGGCCCGCCGCAAGACGCGGCAGCGGGCGGCGGTGATCGGCGCGGCGGTGGCCGTGGTGGTCGCGACGCTGGTCGGCCTCGTCGTGGGCGGCGTCTTCGACAAGGACAAGAAGGACAGCGCGGCGGACCCGGCGGCGAACCCGTCGGCCTCGCCAGCGCCCTCGCCGAAGACCTCGCCCGCGCCGGCGATGGCGATCGACAAGAACGCGAAGTACACGTTCGACCTGAAGACCACCGCGGGTGAGATCAAGTTCGAGATGGACGCGGCGAAGACGCCGGAGACCGTCAACTCGTTCAAGTCGCTCGCGGACAAGGGCTTCTTCGACAACACCAAGTGCCACCGCCTGACCACCTCCGGGATCTTCGTCCTGCAGTGCGGCGACCCGGAGGGCACGGGCATGGGCGGCCCCGGCTACACCATCGCGGACGAGAACCTCGACTCGCTGGGCAAGCCGAACGAGCAGGGTCAGGTGATCTACCCGGCGGGCACGGTGGCGATGGCCAATACCGGCCAGCCGCACAGCGGCGGCAGCCAGTTCTTCCTGGTCTACAAGGACAGCCCGCTGGCGCCCTCGTACACGCCGTTCGGCAAGATCGACGCGGCGGGTCTGAAGGCGCTGGAGGAGGTGGCCAAGGCCGGTACGGCCGACGGCGGCCAGGACGGGGCCCCCAAGACCCCGGTGACCATCCAGAAGGGCGCCGTTACCCAGAACTGA
- a CDS encoding RelA/SpoT family protein, with amino-acid sequence MPDEVQPLSAAQPDPQAERAATPPATPPPAPPVKPAPVKPAPAKSAGSSNRVRARLARLGVQRSNPYNPVLEPLLRIVRSNDPKIETATLRQIEQAYQVAERWHRGQKRKSGDPYITHPLAVTTILAELGMDPATLMAGLLHDTVEDTEYGLEDLRRDFGDAVALLVDGVTKLDRVKFGEAAQAETVRKMVVAMAKDPRVLVIKLADRLHNMRTMRYLKREKQEKKARETLEIYAPLAHRLGMNTIKWELEDLAFAILYPKMYDEIVRLVAERAPKRDEYLTVVTDEVQTDLRAARIKATVTGRPKHYYSVYQKMIVRGRDFAEIYDLVGIRVLVDTVRDCYAALGTVHARWNPVPGRFKDYIAMPKFNMYQSLHTTVIGPSGKPVELQIRTFDMHRRAEYGIAAHWKYKQQTVAGTSKVRTDVPQAAKGSAGQDTVNDMAWLRQLLDWQKETEDPGEFLDSLRFDLSRNEVFVFTPKGDVIALPAGATPVDFAYAVHTEVGHRTIGARVNGRLVPLESTLDNGDLVEVFTSKAEGAGPSRDWLGFVKSPRARNKIRAWFSKERREEAIEHGKDAIARAMRKQNLPIQRILTGDSLVTLAHEMRYPDISSLYAAIGEGHVAAQGVVQKLVQALGGEEAANEDIEESVPPSRTRGSRRKNADPGVVVKGVDDVWVKLARCCTPVPGDPIVGFVTRGSGVSVHRADCVNVDSLSQEPERMLEVEWAPTQSSVFLVAIQVEALDRSRLLSDVTRVLSDQHVNILSAAVQTSRDRVATSRFTFEMGDPKHLGHVLKAVRGVEGVYDVYRVTSARRP; translated from the coding sequence TTGCCAGACGAGGTCCAGCCACTCTCCGCCGCGCAGCCCGACCCGCAGGCCGAGCGGGCCGCGACGCCCCCCGCGACGCCCCCGCCGGCGCCTCCGGTGAAGCCCGCGCCCGTGAAGCCCGCGCCCGCGAAGTCGGCCGGGTCCTCCAACCGCGTGCGCGCCCGGCTCGCCCGCCTCGGCGTCCAGCGTTCCAACCCGTACAACCCGGTACTGGAACCCCTGCTCCGCATAGTCCGCAGCAACGACCCGAAGATCGAGACGGCCACGCTGCGCCAGATCGAGCAGGCGTACCAGGTCGCCGAACGCTGGCACCGCGGCCAGAAGCGCAAGAGCGGCGACCCGTACATCACCCACCCGCTCGCGGTGACCACCATCCTCGCCGAGCTCGGCATGGACCCGGCCACCCTGATGGCGGGCCTGCTGCACGACACCGTCGAGGACACCGAGTACGGGCTGGAGGACCTGCGCCGCGACTTCGGCGACGCCGTGGCCCTGCTCGTCGACGGCGTCACCAAGCTGGACCGGGTCAAGTTCGGCGAGGCCGCGCAGGCCGAGACCGTGCGCAAGATGGTCGTCGCCATGGCCAAGGACCCGCGCGTCCTGGTCATCAAGCTCGCCGACCGCCTGCACAACATGCGCACCATGCGCTACCTCAAGCGGGAGAAGCAGGAGAAGAAGGCCCGCGAGACGCTGGAGATCTACGCCCCGCTGGCGCACCGGCTGGGCATGAACACGATCAAGTGGGAGCTGGAGGACCTCGCCTTCGCGATCCTCTACCCCAAGATGTACGACGAGATCGTCCGCCTCGTCGCCGAGCGCGCGCCCAAGCGCGACGAGTACCTCACCGTCGTCACCGACGAGGTCCAGACCGACCTGCGCGCCGCCCGCATCAAGGCCACCGTCACCGGCCGCCCCAAGCACTACTACAGCGTCTACCAGAAGATGATCGTCCGCGGCCGTGACTTCGCGGAGATCTACGACCTGGTGGGCATCCGCGTCCTCGTGGACACCGTCCGGGACTGCTACGCGGCCCTCGGCACGGTGCACGCGCGCTGGAACCCGGTCCCCGGCCGGTTCAAGGACTACATCGCGATGCCCAAGTTCAACATGTACCAGTCGCTCCACACGACGGTCATCGGCCCCAGCGGCAAGCCCGTCGAACTCCAGATCCGCACCTTCGACATGCACCGGCGCGCCGAGTACGGCATCGCCGCGCACTGGAAGTACAAGCAGCAGACCGTCGCCGGCACCTCCAAGGTCCGCACCGACGTCCCGCAGGCGGCCAAGGGCAGCGCCGGGCAGGACACGGTCAACGACATGGCCTGGCTGCGCCAGCTGCTCGACTGGCAGAAGGAGACCGAGGACCCGGGCGAGTTCCTCGACTCGCTGCGCTTCGACCTCTCCCGCAACGAGGTCTTCGTCTTCACGCCCAAGGGCGACGTCATCGCCCTGCCGGCCGGAGCCACCCCGGTGGACTTCGCGTACGCCGTCCACACCGAGGTCGGCCACCGGACCATAGGCGCACGCGTCAACGGCCGCCTCGTCCCGCTCGAATCGACCCTGGACAACGGCGACCTCGTCGAGGTCTTCACCTCCAAGGCCGAGGGCGCGGGCCCGTCCCGCGACTGGCTGGGCTTCGTCAAGTCCCCGCGCGCCCGCAACAAGATCCGCGCCTGGTTCTCCAAGGAGCGCCGCGAGGAGGCCATCGAGCACGGCAAGGACGCCATCGCGCGGGCCATGCGCAAGCAGAACCTGCCGATCCAGCGCATCCTCACCGGCGACTCGCTGGTCACCCTCGCGCACGAGATGCGCTACCCCGACATCTCCTCCCTGTACGCGGCGATCGGCGAGGGCCACGTGGCCGCGCAGGGCGTCGTACAGAAGCTGGTGCAGGCCCTCGGCGGCGAGGAAGCGGCCAACGAGGACATCGAGGAGAGCGTCCCGCCCTCCCGGACCCGGGGCTCGCGCCGCAAGAACGCCGACCCGGGCGTGGTCGTCAAGGGCGTCGACGACGTGTGGGTCAAGCTGGCCCGCTGCTGCACCCCGGTGCCGGGGGACCCGATCGTCGGCTTCGTCACGCGCGGCAGCGGCGTATCGGTCCACCGCGCGGACTGCGTCAACGTGGACTCCCTCTCCCAGGAGCCCGAGCGGATGCTGGAGGTCGAGTGGGCCCCCACCCAGTCCTCGGTCTTCCTCGTCGCCATCCAGGTCGAGGCCCTGGACCGCTCCCGGCTGCTGTCGGACGTCACCCGCGTCCTGTCGGACCAGCACGTGAACATCCTCTCGGCGGCCGTCCAGACCTCCCGCGACCGCGTCGCCACCTCCCGCTTCACCTTCGAGATGGGCGACCCCAAGCACCTGGGTCACGTCCTGAAGGCCGTACGGGGTGTGGAAGGCGTCTACGACGTCTACCGTGTGACGTCTGCAAGGAGGCCGTGA
- a CDS encoding adenine phosphoribosyltransferase, with the protein MSTLSPEVRELLLSRIKDVADYPKPGVMFKDITPLLADPKAFAALTDALVELAGRYGATKIVGLEARGFILAAPVAVQAGIGFVPVRKAGKLPGATLAQSYELEYGTAEIEVHAEDLSAGDRVMVIDDVLATGGTAEASLSLIRRAGAEVAGVAVLMELSFLPGRERLAGALAQAPLDALIVV; encoded by the coding sequence GTGAGCACGCTCTCCCCCGAGGTCCGCGAGCTGCTGCTCAGCCGGATCAAGGACGTCGCGGACTACCCGAAGCCCGGGGTGATGTTCAAGGACATCACCCCGCTGCTGGCCGACCCGAAGGCCTTCGCGGCCCTGACGGACGCGCTGGTGGAGCTGGCCGGGCGGTACGGCGCGACCAAGATCGTCGGGCTGGAGGCGCGCGGGTTCATCCTGGCGGCGCCGGTGGCGGTCCAGGCGGGCATCGGCTTCGTGCCGGTGCGCAAGGCCGGGAAGCTGCCGGGCGCGACGCTGGCGCAGTCCTACGAGCTGGAGTACGGCACGGCGGAGATCGAGGTCCACGCCGAGGACCTGTCGGCCGGTGACCGGGTCATGGTCATCGACGACGTGCTCGCCACGGGCGGCACCGCCGAGGCCTCGCTCTCGCTGATCCGCCGGGCCGGGGCCGAGGTCGCCGGAGTGGCGGTCCTGATGGAGCTGTCGTTCCTGCCGGGCCGCGAGCGGCTGGCCGGCGCCCTGGCGCAGGCCCCGCTGGACGCGCTGATCGTCGTCTGA
- a CDS encoding DUF349 domain-containing protein → MSSDPWGRVDETGTVYVRTAEGEKVVGSWQAGTPEEALAYFERKYEGLVVEIGLLERRVRTTDLSAKDAQTAIDHLRTQVEEHHAVGDLDALRVRLDKLVATVDSRREERKVQKAKQTDEARAAKDALVAEAEQLAQSDQWRSAGERLRALVDIWKGLPRLDRKSDDELWHRFSHARSAFSKRRKAHFASLDAQREDARKVKEKLVAEAESLSKSTDWGPTAARYRELMADWKAAGRAQRESEDDLWNRFRGAQDVFFAARSEVFAERDAEQVENLKLKEELAEEAEKLVPITDLKAARAAFRSLNERWEGIGHVPRDARPKVEGRMHAVERAIQEAEEGEWRRTNPEARARAAGLTGQLQAAVDKLREQIDAARAAGNNAKADKLSRELEGRQALLDQALKGLEEFGG, encoded by the coding sequence GTGAGCAGCGACCCGTGGGGCCGCGTCGACGAGACGGGCACCGTGTACGTGCGTACTGCCGAGGGCGAGAAGGTCGTCGGCTCCTGGCAGGCGGGCACCCCCGAGGAGGCCCTGGCCTACTTCGAGCGCAAGTACGAGGGCCTGGTGGTCGAGATCGGCCTCCTCGAACGGCGGGTGCGGACCACCGATCTGTCCGCCAAGGACGCGCAGACGGCCATCGACCACCTGCGCACGCAGGTGGAGGAGCACCACGCCGTGGGCGACCTCGACGCCCTGCGCGTCCGGCTGGACAAGCTGGTGGCGACCGTGGACTCGCGGCGCGAGGAGCGCAAGGTCCAGAAGGCCAAGCAGACGGACGAGGCCCGTGCGGCCAAGGACGCGCTGGTGGCCGAGGCCGAGCAGCTGGCGCAGAGCGACCAGTGGCGCAGCGCCGGCGAGCGGCTGCGGGCCCTGGTGGACATCTGGAAGGGTCTGCCGCGCCTGGACCGCAAGTCGGACGACGAGCTGTGGCACCGCTTCTCGCACGCCCGCTCCGCCTTCTCCAAGCGCCGCAAGGCGCACTTCGCCTCGCTCGACGCGCAGCGCGAGGACGCCCGCAAGGTCAAGGAGAAGCTGGTCGCGGAGGCCGAGTCGCTGTCGAAGTCGACCGACTGGGGTCCGACGGCCGCCCGCTACCGCGAGCTGATGGCGGACTGGAAGGCGGCGGGCCGGGCGCAGCGCGAGTCCGAGGACGATCTGTGGAACCGTTTCCGCGGTGCGCAGGACGTGTTCTTCGCGGCGCGCAGCGAGGTGTTCGCGGAGCGCGACGCCGAGCAGGTGGAGAACCTGAAGCTGAAGGAGGAGCTGGCCGAGGAGGCCGAGAAGCTCGTCCCGATCACGGACCTGAAGGCGGCCCGGGCCGCGTTCCGCTCCCTCAACGAGCGCTGGGAGGGCATCGGCCACGTGCCGCGCGACGCCCGGCCGAAGGTCGAGGGCCGGATGCACGCGGTGGAGCGGGCGATCCAGGAGGCCGAGGAGGGCGAGTGGCGCCGTACGAACCCCGAGGCGCGGGCCCGTGCGGCCGGTCTGACGGGTCAGCTCCAGGCGGCGGTCGACAAGCTGCGTGAGCAGATCGACGCGGCCCGCGCGGCGGGCAACAACGCGAAGGCCGACAAGCTCTCGCGCGAGCTGGAGGGCCGCCAGGCCCTCCTCGACCAGGCCCTGAAGGGGCTGGAGGAGTTCGGCGGCTGA
- the ruvB gene encoding Holliday junction branch migration DNA helicase RuvB yields the protein MNWDDESDDRIVAAAADGEDTAVEAALRPKDLGEFVGQEKVRQQLDLVLKAARQRGATADHVLLSGAPGLGKTTLSMIIAAEMGAPIRITSGPAIQHAGDLAAILSSLQEGEVLFLDEIHRMSRPAEEMLYMAMEDFRVDVIVGKGPGATAIPLELPPFTLVGATTRAGLLPPPLRDRFGFTGHMEFYAPEELERVIHRSARLLDVEIDTAGAAEIAGRSRGTPRIANRLLRRVRDYAQVKADGVITREVAGTALQVYEVDARGLDRLDRAVLEALLKLFGGGPVGLSTLAVAVGEERETVEEVAEPFLVREGLLARTPRGRVATPAAWVHLGLVPPHQQGSGSSGQQGLFGA from the coding sequence GTGAACTGGGATGACGAGAGCGACGACCGGATCGTCGCGGCGGCGGCGGACGGCGAGGACACCGCCGTGGAGGCGGCCCTGCGCCCCAAGGACCTCGGCGAGTTCGTCGGCCAGGAGAAGGTCCGCCAGCAGCTCGACCTGGTGCTGAAGGCCGCCCGCCAGCGCGGCGCCACCGCCGATCACGTGCTGCTCTCCGGCGCGCCCGGACTCGGCAAGACCACCCTTTCCATGATCATCGCCGCCGAGATGGGCGCGCCCATCCGGATCACCTCCGGCCCCGCCATCCAGCACGCCGGCGATCTCGCCGCCATCCTGTCCTCCCTCCAGGAGGGCGAGGTCCTCTTCCTCGACGAGATCCACCGGATGTCCCGGCCCGCCGAGGAAATGCTCTACATGGCCATGGAGGACTTCCGCGTCGACGTGATCGTCGGCAAGGGGCCGGGGGCCACCGCCATCCCGCTGGAGCTGCCGCCCTTCACCCTCGTCGGGGCCACGACGAGGGCCGGCCTCCTCCCGCCGCCGCTGCGCGACCGCTTCGGCTTCACCGGGCACATGGAGTTCTACGCCCCCGAGGAGCTGGAACGCGTCATCCACCGCTCCGCCCGCCTCCTCGACGTGGAGATCGACACCGCCGGCGCCGCCGAGATCGCCGGCCGCTCGCGCGGCACCCCGCGCATCGCCAACCGCCTGCTGCGCCGCGTCCGCGACTACGCGCAGGTCAAGGCCGACGGAGTGATCACCCGGGAGGTGGCCGGCACCGCCCTCCAGGTCTACGAGGTCGACGCGCGCGGTCTCGACCGCCTCGACCGCGCCGTGCTCGAAGCCCTGCTCAAGCTGTTCGGCGGCGGCCCCGTGGGCCTGTCCACCCTCGCCGTGGCCGTCGGGGAGGAGCGGGAGACCGTCGAAGAGGTCGCCGAGCCGTTCCTCGTACGGGAAGGCCTGCTCGCCCGTACCCCGCGAGGCCGGGTCGCGACCCCCGCCGCATGGGTTCACCTGGGGCTCGTACCGCCCCACCAGCAGGGGAGTGGATCAAGCGGACAACAGGGCTTGTTCGGGGCCTGA